Proteins from a genomic interval of Lycium ferocissimum isolate CSIRO_LF1 chromosome 2, AGI_CSIRO_Lferr_CH_V1, whole genome shotgun sequence:
- the LOC132047139 gene encoding AAA-ATPase At3g28510-like produces MVDTLTELCSKLAGLMFILGTIQQLVPHSFYKRIKSLWHRLENYFYPYVHITIDEFSDDKRNEVYKLVKAYLGTKSNKDAKYLKAEKFKKSKSLAVSLDDGEEVIDKFQGAKLCWRSYKETFPDNSPGARSQLPIEKKCYTLTFNKKHQDLVTGQYLKHVMEEGKAIEFKNKKQRIYSNDNGYSNWYGMWNHINFEHPATFDTLAMDPKKKEEIINDLVAFSKGKDYYSKVGKAWKRGYLLYGPPGTGKSTMIAAIANFLNYDIYDLELTSVNSNSMLKKLLMETTSKSIIVIEDIDCSIDLTGKRKNKKKKNKETTKDEEEASGNKESDKLTLSGLLNFIDGIWSACGQERIIIFTTNHVDKLDPALIRRGRMDMHIEMSYCRYEVFKVLAKNYLGIETHPLFQQIQRLIEEVDVSPCDVAENLMPKNASGRPEVCLESLIQVLNKAKKKASLNSQKNKKLPTKLLKNLWPSKNVV; encoded by the coding sequence ATGGTAGATACATTGACTGAATTATGCTCCAAGCTTGCTGGATTGATGTTCATTTTGGGCACAATTCAGCAACTTGTTCCCCATTCATTCTACAAGCGCATCAAATCCTTGTGGCATCGACTCGAAAACTATTTCTACCCCTATGTCCACATTACCATCGATGAATTCTCCGATGATAAAAGAAATGAAGTCTACAAACTTGTCAAAGCTTATTTGGGTACTAAGTCCAATAAGGATGCAAAGTATCTCAAAGCTGAGAAGTTCAAGAAGAGCAAGTCTTTAGCTGTTAGCTTGGATGATGGTGAAGAGGTCATTGATAAATTTCAAGGTGCCAAACTCTGTTGGCGCTCTTACAAGGAAACATTCCCTGATAATTCTCCAGGGGCCCGTTCTCAGCTTCCGATTGAAAAGAAATGTTACACGCTAACTTTCAATAAAAAACATCAAGACTTGGTCACTGGACAATACTTGAAGCATGTGATGGAAGAAGGCAAGGCCATTGAGTTCAAGAACAAGAAACAGAGGATTTACTCTAATGACAATGGGTATTCGAATTGGTATGGCATGTGGAACCACATCAATTTCGAGCATCCTGCAACATTTGATACTCTCGCTATGGACCctaagaagaaggaggaaataaTCAATGATCTCGTTGCTTTTAGCAAGGGGAAGGACTATTATTCCAAGGTCGGAAAGGCTTGGAAGCGTGGCTATCTTCTTTATGGTCCACCAGGAACTGGAAAATCAACTATGATTGCAGCAATTGCGAACTTCTTGAACTATGACATATATGATCTTGAGCTCACATCAGTTAATAGTAACTCCATGCTTAAGAAGTTGCTCATGGAAACAACAAGCAAGTCCATCATTGTTATTGAAGACATTGATTGCTCTATAGATCTCACAGGCAAgagaaagaataagaagaagaaaaataaggaaacGACAAAAGATGAGGAGGAAGCAAGTGGAAATAAGGAATCAGACAAACTTACACTTTCGGGGCTGTTGAATTTCATAGATGGAATATGGTCAGCTTGTGGTCAAGAGAGGATCATTATATTTACGACTAATCATGTGGACAAACTTGATCCAGCTCTAATACGTAGAGGACGGATGGATATGCACATTGAGATGTCATATTGCAGATACGAAGTATTCAAGGTGTTGGCTAAGAATTACTTGGGCATTGAAACACACCCTTTGTTTCAACAGATTCAACGTCTAATAGAGGAAGTAGACGTGAGTCCTTGTGATGTGGCCGAGAACTTGATGCCTAAAAATGCTTCAGGAAGGCCTGAGGTTTGCTTGGAGAGCTTGATCCAAGTTTTGAACAAGGCCAAGAAAAAGGCCAGCTTGAATTCCCAGAAGAACAAAAAGTTACCCACAAAATTACTCAAAAACTTGTGGCCATCTaaaaatgttgtttga
- the LOC132047140 gene encoding AAA-ATPase At3g28610-like: MGASLTDVGSRLAGLTFIWGTIQQLFPQILRKRIESFWNRLENYFSPYVQITIDEFSNEKSNEIYRYVNTYLGTKSIDNGAKYLKAEKPDNSKSFAVILDEGEEIIDEFQGARLCWRSHTEKFSSNSQGKSKIPIEKRSYTITFDQQHREIVTGKYLKHVMEEGRAIEFKNKKQRIYCNDSTSWWVLRLSTLWKHINFEHPATFDTLAMDPKKKEEIINDLIAFSKGMEYYSKVGKAWKRGYLLYGPPGTGKSTMIAAIANFMNYDIYDLELTSVDDNLELKKLLMETTSKSIIVIEDIDCSVDLTGKRKQGKKKEAKKKEETSDSDSDSDSDSDSDSDSERKKNKRKKLTLSGLLNFIDGIWSACGQERIIIFTTNYVDKLDPALIRRGRMDMHIEMSYCRYEAFKVLAKNYLGIETHPLFEQIQGLIEEVNMSPCDVAERLIVKNASGGIEICLNNLIQALKEAKEKAIQDSKEAKEKAVQDSKEVEEEPKKNKKLSTNLVRSCGRLKKLFR, from the coding sequence ATGGGAGCTTCATTGACTGACGTAGGGTCCAGGCTTGCTGGACTAACGTTCATATGGGGCACAATTCAACAACTCTTCCCTCAAATACTCCGCAAGCGTATCGAATCCTTCTGGAATCGACTCGAAAATTATTTCTCTCCTTATGTCCAGATTACCATTGACGAATTCTCCAATGAAAAAAGCAACGAAATTTACAGATATGTCAACACTTATTTGGGTACTAAGTCCATCGACAATGGTGCTAAGTATCTCAAAGCTGAAAAGCCCGACAACAGCAAGTCTTTTGCTGTTATCTTGGACGAAGGAGAAGAAATAATTGATGAATTCCAAGGGGCCAGACTCTGCTGGCGCAGTCACACGGAAAAATTCAGCAGCAATTCTCAAGGCAAATCCAAAATACCGATTGAAAAGAGAAGCTACACAATAACTTTCGATCAGCAACATAGGGAGATTGTCACGGGAAAATACTTGAAGCATGTGATGGAAGAAGGCAGGGCAATTGAgttcaagaataagaaacaGAGGATTTACTGTAATGACAGTACTAGTTGGTGGGTTTTGCGTTTGTCCACTCTGTGGAAGCACATCAATTTCGAGCACCCTGCAACGTTTGATACTCTGGCTATGGACCCtaagaagaaagaggaaataatTAACGACCTCATTGCTTTTAGCAAGGGCATGGAATATTATTCCAAGGTTGGCAAGGCGTGGAAGCGCGGCTATCTTCTTTATGGTCCACCAGGAACTGGAAAATCAACTATGATTGCAGCTATTgccaatttcatgaactatgATATCTATGATCTTGAGCTCACATCCGTTGATGATAACTTGGAGCTTAAGAAGTTGCTCATGGAAACAACAAGCAAGTCCATTATTGTCATTGAAGACATTGATTGCTCCGTTGATCTCACTGGTAAGAGAAAGCAGGGAAAGAAGAAAGAggcaaagaagaaagaagaaacaagcGACTCTGATTCTGATTCTGATTCGGACTCGGACTCGGACTCGGactcagaaagaaaaaaaaataaacgaaAAAAACTTACACTTTCGGGGCTGTTGAATTTCATAGATGGAATATGGTCAGCCTGTGGTCAAGAGAGGATTATTATATTTACCACTAATTATGTGGACAAACTTGATCCTGCTCTTATACGTCGAGGACGAATGGATATGCACATTGAGATGTCGTATTGCAGATACGAAGCATTCAAAGTGTTGGCTAAGAATTACTTGGGCATTGAAACACACCCTTTGTTTGAACAGATTCAAGGTTTAATAGAGGAAGTAAACATGAGTCCTTGTGATGTGGCAGAGAGATTGATAGTCAAGAATGCTTCAGGAGGGATTGAGATTTGCTTGAATAACTTGATTCAGGCTTTGAAAGAGGCCAAGGAAAAGGCaatacaagattcaaaagaggCCAAGGAAAAGGCAgtacaagattcaaaagaagTCGAGGAAGAAcccaagaaaaacaaaaagttgtCAACAAATTTAGTCAGGAGTTGTGGCCGTTTAAAAAAGCTTTTTAGATGA
- the LOC132047141 gene encoding uncharacterized protein LOC132047141 yields the protein MEIDNPTTEKPTTSLPAKPNFQPLKAHEISDNQVQFRKVTVPQHRYTPLKKIWLEIYNPIYEQMKIDIRMNLKKRRVELKTRPDTPDISNLQKCADFVHAFMLGFDVCDAVALLRLDELYVDSFEIKDVKTLRGEHLSRAIGRLSGKGGKTKFAIENATKTRIVIADSKIHILGSFTNIKVARDSLCSLIMGSPAGKVYSKLRAVTARLNEMF from the coding sequence ATGGAAATCGACAATCCAACGACAGAAAAACCGACAACATCCTTACCGGCAAAACCCAATTTCCAACCCTTAAAAGCCCACGAAATCTCCGACAACCAAGTCCAGTTTCGCAAAGTAACAGTACCACAACACCGCTACACTccactaaaaaaaatatggttggaaatctacaACCCAATCTACGAACAAATGAAAATCGACATACGAATGAATCTCAAAAAACGCCGGGTCGAACTCAAAACCCGACCCGACACACCCGATATCAGCAACCTACAAAAATGCGCTGATTTCGTTCATGCTTTTATGCTAGGGTTTGATGTATGTGATGCAGTCGCTTTGCTTCGTTTAGATGAGTTATATGTTGATTCGTTTGAGATTAAGGATGTTAAGACATTACGTGGTGAACATTTATCTAGAGCTATTGGTAGATTGTCGGGGAAAGGAGGAAAGACGAAATTCGCTATAGAGAATGCTACGAAGACTAGGATTGTAATTGCGGATTCGAAGATTCATATATTGGGATCTTTTACGAATATTAAGGTTGCAAGAGATTCACTTTGTAGTCTTATTATGGGTTCACCTGCTGGTAAAGTTTATTCTAAGCTTAGAGCTGTTACTGCGAGATTGAATGAGATGTTTTaa
- the LOC132048376 gene encoding thaumatin-like protein: MKDLDHLYYNPSYKYAFFSSSYSSNLQMRMKFSRICSALLFLICHFITSGKLIEVEGCTIYISNKCPFPIWPAIAPNTGHPVLANGGFYLPPGQIHRIGAPGVWSGRIWARTGCNFNEPTNHKLACETGDCDGKLECEGSIGLPPVTLVEMTIQYDKRQPSFYDVSVVDGYNLPVTVTNKPASSNCLIRGCNKNLKNMCPPELQVINDNGQVVACKSGCLAFNLDSFCCRNKYGSPDKCKPSVYSSWFKRACPSYVTYAFDTPSPLVSCSSDQFVITFCPDRWGTQHSSA; the protein is encoded by the exons ATGAAGGATTTGGACCACCTCTATTATAATCCAAGCTATAAATATGCATTCTTTAGCTCCTCGTATTCGTCAAATTTGCAAATGAGGATGAAGTTTTCACGGATATGTTCAGCTCTCCTCTTCTTGATATGCCACTTCATTACATCAG GTAAACTTATAGAGGTGGAGGGATGCACCATTTACATTAGTAACAAATGCCCCTTCCCTATATGGCCAGCCATAGCCCCAAACACGGGCCATCCAGTTTTAGCCAACGGTGGCTTCTACCTTCCGCCAGGCCAGATTCACCGAATCGGGGCCCCGGGTGTTTGGAGTGGACGCATTTGGGCTCGAACCGGTTGCAATTTTAACGAGCCCACTAATCACAAATTGGCCTGCGAAACAGGCGATTGTGATGGAAAATTGGAATGTGAAGGATCCATAGGCCTTCCTCCAGTTACACTAGTTGAAATGACTATACAATATGACAAAAGACAGCCCAGTTTCTATGATGTGAGCGTTGTTGACGGATATAACCTCCCTGTTACGGTAACAAATAAGCCTGCATCTTCAAATTGCCTTATTCGAGGCTGCaacaaaaacttgaaaaacatgTGCCCGCCAGAGCTTCAA GTTATAAATGACAATGGACAAGTGGTGGCGTGTAAGAGTGGTTGCTTGGCTTTCAATCTTGACTCATTTTGTTGCAGGAACAAATATGGGAGTCCTGATAAATGCAAGCCGAGTGTGTACTCCAGTTGGTTCAAGAGAGCTTGTCCCTCTTATGTTACTTATGCTTTTGACACACCTTCGCCTCTGGTCAGCTGTTCCTCCGATCAATTTGTCATAACTTTCTGTCCGGATAGATGGGGCACCCAGCATTCGTCTGCTTGA
- the LOC132047142 gene encoding serine/threonine-protein kinase D6PKL1 codes for MNREANNSIDTDNATSLKVSFQDLSITSNTNSTSIELCSTSFTLSENNSIGSKLSDGDFEGKKMDSNSMNVESENTSFSSVSYCNGADPNEASFRGICLSKPHKGNDIRWDAIQCVKGKDGELGLAHFRLLKKLGFGDIGSVYLAELRGMGCLFAMKVMDKGMLAGRKKVMRAQTEREILGLLDHPFLPTLYSHFETEKFSCLLMEFCSGGDLHLLRQRQPGKHFSEQAARFYASEVLLALEYLHMMGVVYRDLKPENVLVREDGHIMLSDFDLSLRCCVNPTLVRSSDQPSCAISAYCIQPSCIDPACKLPVCVEPSCFQPSCFKPRLFNNKTAKTRSDRSALVSSDSLPVLVAEPTTARSMSFVGTHEYLAPEIIRGDGHGSAVDWWTFGIFLYELLHGKTPFKGNGNRETLFNVVGQPLKFPEGSTVSFAAKDLIRGLLVKDPQKRLGYKRGATEIKQHPFFENVNWALIRSTHPPEIPKPVDLTCFKQSGKSSSYANDKTASDSDRSSGPYLDFEFF; via the exons ATGAATAGAGAAGCCAATAATAGCATAGACACTGATAATGCCACTTCTCTCAAGGTCAGTTTCCAAGACCTTAGTATTACCAGCAATACTAATAGTACTAGCATTGAACTTTGTAGCACTAGCTTTACCCTGTCTGAGAATAATAGCATAGGTAGTAAGTTAAGTGATGGtgattttgaagggaaaaaaatggaTTCTAATTCAATGAATGTTGAAAGTGAGAATACAAGTTTTAGTTCAGTTAGTTATTGTAACGGTGCTGACCCGAATGAGGCTAGTTTTAGGGGAATTTGTCTATCGAAACCTCACAAAGGTAACGATATTCGATGGGATGCAATACAATGTGTGAAAGGGAAAGATGGTGAGTTAGGTTTGGcacattttaggcttttgaaaaaACTTGGATTTGGCGATATTGGTAGCGTTTATTTAGCGGAGTTAAGGGGGATGGGATGCTTGTTTGCAATGAAAGTTATGGATAAAGGGATGTTAGCTGGGAGGAAAAAGGTAATGAGAGCTCAAACTGAAAGGGAAATTTTGGGCTTGTTAGACCATCCATTTCTTCCAACCCtttattcacattttgaaaCGGAGAAGTTTTCGTGTTTGTTGATGGAGTTTTGTAGTGGTGGAGATCTTCATTTGCTCAGGCAGCGTCAGCCTGGCAAGCATTTTTCAGAACAAGCAGCAAG ATTTTATGCATCAGAGGTGTTGCTTGCCCTCGAGTACTTACACATGATGGGAGTTGTATACAGAGATTTAAAGCCTGAAAATGTGTTGGTGAGGGAAGATGGCCATATAATGTTGTCGGATTTTGATCTATCATTGAGATGTTGTGTCAATCCTACCCTAGTAAGATCCAGCGACCAACCTTCTTGTGCTATCTCTGCATATTGTATCCAGCCATCATGCATTGATCCGGCATGCAAATTACCAGTTTGTGTAGAGCCTTCTTGCTTTCAACCTTCGTGCTTTAAGCCTCGTCTTTTCAATAATAAAACAGCCAAAACGAGGAGTGATCGGTCAGCCTTGGTTTCTTCTGATTCACTACCCGTGCTAGTTGCAGAACCAACTACAGCTCGCTCGATGTCCTTTGTTGGGACCCACGAATATTTAGCCCCGGAAATAATTAGAGGAGATGGTCATGGTAGTGCTGTTGATTGGTGGACATTTGGGATTTTTTTGTACGAGTTACTTCACGGGAAGACACCATTTAAAGGCAATGGAAATAGAGAGACATTGTTTAATGTTGTCGGTCAACCTCTAAAATTTCCCGAGGGATCCACAGTTAGTTTTGCTGCTAAGGATTTGATCCGAGGTCTACTTGTGAAGGATCCGCAAAAAAGACTAGGGTATAAACGAGGTGCCACGGAGATAAAACAACATCCGTTTTTTGAAAACGTTAACTGGGCTCTCATTCGAAGTACTCATCCTCCAGAGATCCCTAAACCAGTTGATCTTACATGTTTTAAACAATCGGGCAAGTCATCGTCTTATGCAAACGACAAAACTGCTTCTGATTCGGATAGGTCATCTGGTCCTtatttggattttgaatttttctga
- the LOC132047143 gene encoding LOW QUALITY PROTEIN: glycerol-3-phosphate acyltransferase RAM2-like (The sequence of the model RefSeq protein was modified relative to this genomic sequence to represent the inferred CDS: inserted 2 bases in 1 codon), producing MDGTLLVGHSTFPYFALVAFEAGGIFRLLFLVLASPLAGLLYYFISESAGIRVLIFATFVGMKVSDIESVARAVLPKFYSSDLHPETWRVFSPSGKRCVLTANPRIMVEAFLKEYLGVDMVIGTEMCTYKGRATGFVNEPGILVGENKFVALQKAFGSKSVPDTGLGDRKTDFPVMNLCKESYIVPSVKPMSKEKLLKPIVFHDGRLVQKPGPSMALMIILWIPVGFLLTCLRIAAGALLPMPLVYYAFWALGVRVKVKGNPPPPAQKSTGQTGVLFICSHRTLLDPIFLSTALGRPITAVTYSLSRLXIISPIKTVRLTRDRVTDANMIKKLLEEGDLVICPEGTTSREPFLLRFSALFAELTDEIVPVAMSNKMSMFHGTTARGWKGMDPFYFFMNPSPAYEVTFLNKLPYDLTCRAGKSSYDVANYIQRTIAAILSYECTNFTRKDKYRALAGNDGTVAAKNGLARKKVMGCLQRKV from the exons ATGGATGGAACTTTACTTGTTGGGCATAGCACTTTCCCTTATTTTGCACTTGTTGCTTTTGAAGCTGGTGGTATTTTTAGGCTTCTTTTTTTGGTCCTAGCATCACCTTTAGCTGGACTACTATACTATTTCATCTCCGAGTCCGCAGGCATTCGTGTCCTAATTTTTGCAACATTTGTTGGTATGAAAGTGTCCGATATAGAGTCCGTGGCACGCGCTGTGTTACCAAAGTTTTATTCGAGCGATTTGCACCCTGAGACATGGCGTGTTTTTTCGCCTAGTGGGAAAAGGTGTGTTCTAACGGCGAATCCTAGGATTATGGTCGAAGCGTTTTTGAAGGAATATTTAGGTGTTGATATGGTTATTGGGACAGAGATGTGTACGTATAAAGGAAGAGCTACTGGATTTGTAAATGAACCTGGAATTCTTGTTGGTGAGAACAAGTTTGTGGCTCTTCAAAAGGCCTTTGGTTCTAAATCTGTACCAGATACTGGACTTGGTGATCGCAAGACTGATTTTCCCGTGATGAATTTATGCAAG GAAAGTTACATAGTGCCTAGTGTGAAGCCCATGAGTAAAG AGAAATTACTAAAGCCTATAGTTTTCCATGATGGCCGACTTGTTCAAAAACCAGGCCCGTCAATGGCACTCATGATAATTCTTTGGATCCCAGTGGGCTTCCTCTTAACCTGCTTGCGTATAGCCGCGGGTGCACTCCTACCAATGCCACTAGTCTATTACGCCTTTTGGGCTCTTGGTGTTCGGGTCAAAGTAAAAGGCAACCCACCTCCTCCGGCCCAAAAATCCACCGGTCAAACCGGTGTCCTTTTCATTTGCTCCCATCGAACTCTTCTTGACCCAATTTTTCTCTCAACGGCCCTTGGTAGGCCCATCACCGCGGTCACTTACTCGTTGTCACGACT TATCATTTCACCTATTAAAACGGTTCGCCTTACCCGTGACCGTGTAACGGATGCTAATATGATTAAAAAACTATTGGAAGAAGGTGATTTGGTTATATGCCCTGAAGGGACAACAAGTAGAGAACCATTTTTACTAAGATTTTCAGCCTTATTCGCGGAATTAACTGACGAGATTGTCCCCGTTGCAATGTCTAATAAAATGAGCATGTTCCATGGCACGACGGCTAGGGGTTGGAAAGGAATGGaccctttttatttcttcatgaATCCTAGTCCTGCATATGAAGTGACGTTTTTGAATAAATTGCCATATGACTTGACTTGTAGAGCTGGAAAATCAAGCTATGATGTGGCGAATTATATACAGAGGACGATCGCTGCAATATTATCTTATGAGTGCACCAATTTTACTAGGAAGGATAAGTACAGGGCTTTGGCTGGAAATGATGGAACAGTGGCAGCAAAAAATGGACTAGCACGCAAGAAAGTTATGGGTTGCTTACAGAGAAAAGTTTAA
- the LOC132047144 gene encoding probable prolyl 4-hydroxylase 7 isoform X2 translates to MDYRLVVLLFSLCFTAVFPHLSQSSLRSSLWSGNEEIKPSILKLTTDSWSASIDPRQVTQMSWHPRAFIYRKFLTNEECDHLISLAKDNLEKSMVTDNESGEAIESELRTSFGAFLDKAQDEVVANVEARIAAWTFLPEENGEPIQILRYERGQKYEPHHDFFIDKVNQEIGGNRVATVLMYLSDVEKGGETVFPRSEAAESQIKGDNWSDCAKYGYAVKPRKGDALLFFSLHPNATTDLLSLHGSCPVIEGEKWSATKWIHVRSYDSIPSTDGCVDEDPDCSGWAAAGECDKNPSYMLGTEDFIGHCRKSCNVCS, encoded by the exons ATGGATTATCGTCTTGTTGTTCTTCTATTCTCCCTATGTTTCACTGCCGTTTTTCCTCACCTCTCTCAATCTTCTCTTCGATCTTCCTTATGGAGCGGCAATGAAGAAAT aAAACCGTCGATTTTGAAATTGACTACTGATTCTTGGTCAGCTTCAATTGATCCAAGACAGGTCACTCAAATGTCATGGCACCCCAG AGCTTTCATATATAGGAAGTTTTTGACAAATGAAGAGTGTGATCATCTCATCTCTCTG GCTAAAGATAACCTGGAGAAATCCATGGTAACTGATAATGAATCAGGAGAGGCCATTGAGAGTGAACTTCGGACAAGCTTTGGCGCATTTCTAGACAAGGCTCAG GATGAAGTTGTTGCTAATGTGGAGGCCAGAATAGCTGCCTGGACATTTCTCCCAGAAG AGAATGGAGAACCAATTCAGATATTACGTTATGAACGCGGGCAAAAATACGAGCCACATCATGATTTCTTTATAGACAAGGTTAATCAAGAGATAGGTGGTAATCGCGTGGCTACTGTCCTTATGTATTTATCAGATGTTGAAAAGGGTGGAGAAACAGTTTTTCCTAGATCAGAG GCTGCAGAATCTCAGATAAAGGGTGATAACTGGTCTGATTGTGCTAAATATGGCTATGCAG TAAAACCAAGGAAGGGCGACGCATTGTTGTTTTTCAGTCTACATCCTAATGCAACAACTGATCTTTTGAGTTTGCACGGAAGTTGCCCGGTGATTGAAGGCGAGAAGTGGTCTGCAACGAAGTGGATTCATGTAAGGTCCTATGACAGTATTCCATCAACGGATGGGTGTGTCGATGAGGATCCTGACTGCTCCGGTTGGGCAGCTGCTGGTGAATGTGATAAAAATCCTTCATATATGTTGGGCACTGAAGATTTTATAGGTCATTGTAGGAAAAGCTGTAATGTGTGCTCATGA
- the LOC132047144 gene encoding probable prolyl 4-hydroxylase 7 isoform X1 has translation MDYRLVVLLFSLCFTAVFPHLSQSSLRSSLWSGNEEIKPSILKLTTDSWSASIDPRQVTQMSWHPRAFIYRKFLTNEECDHLISLAKDNLEKSMVTDNESGEAIESELRTSFGAFLDKAQDEVVANVEARIAAWTFLPEENGEPIQILRYERGQKYEPHHDFFIDKVNQEIGGNRVATVLMYLSDVEKGGETVFPRSEVTPAAESQIKGDNWSDCAKYGYAVKPRKGDALLFFSLHPNATTDLLSLHGSCPVIEGEKWSATKWIHVRSYDSIPSTDGCVDEDPDCSGWAAAGECDKNPSYMLGTEDFIGHCRKSCNVCS, from the exons ATGGATTATCGTCTTGTTGTTCTTCTATTCTCCCTATGTTTCACTGCCGTTTTTCCTCACCTCTCTCAATCTTCTCTTCGATCTTCCTTATGGAGCGGCAATGAAGAAAT aAAACCGTCGATTTTGAAATTGACTACTGATTCTTGGTCAGCTTCAATTGATCCAAGACAGGTCACTCAAATGTCATGGCACCCCAG AGCTTTCATATATAGGAAGTTTTTGACAAATGAAGAGTGTGATCATCTCATCTCTCTG GCTAAAGATAACCTGGAGAAATCCATGGTAACTGATAATGAATCAGGAGAGGCCATTGAGAGTGAACTTCGGACAAGCTTTGGCGCATTTCTAGACAAGGCTCAG GATGAAGTTGTTGCTAATGTGGAGGCCAGAATAGCTGCCTGGACATTTCTCCCAGAAG AGAATGGAGAACCAATTCAGATATTACGTTATGAACGCGGGCAAAAATACGAGCCACATCATGATTTCTTTATAGACAAGGTTAATCAAGAGATAGGTGGTAATCGCGTGGCTACTGTCCTTATGTATTTATCAGATGTTGAAAAGGGTGGAGAAACAGTTTTTCCTAGATCAGAGGTTACTCCA GCTGCAGAATCTCAGATAAAGGGTGATAACTGGTCTGATTGTGCTAAATATGGCTATGCAG TAAAACCAAGGAAGGGCGACGCATTGTTGTTTTTCAGTCTACATCCTAATGCAACAACTGATCTTTTGAGTTTGCACGGAAGTTGCCCGGTGATTGAAGGCGAGAAGTGGTCTGCAACGAAGTGGATTCATGTAAGGTCCTATGACAGTATTCCATCAACGGATGGGTGTGTCGATGAGGATCCTGACTGCTCCGGTTGGGCAGCTGCTGGTGAATGTGATAAAAATCCTTCATATATGTTGGGCACTGAAGATTTTATAGGTCATTGTAGGAAAAGCTGTAATGTGTGCTCATGA